A window of Tripterygium wilfordii isolate XIE 37 chromosome 7, ASM1340144v1, whole genome shotgun sequence contains these coding sequences:
- the LOC120003069 gene encoding transcription factor MYB3-like: MKNLPTKKEVNKGAWTEEEDRKLAEVIAVHGAKRWKIIAAKANLNRCGKSCRLRWLNYLRPNIKRGNISDQEEDLILRLHKLLGNRWSLIAGRLPGRTDNEIKNYWNSHLSKKIKLNENQLAASQRACSKTTPMEENCSFGVREPNNCISNSTGGVVDHGGSNVNFNVDDFFDFSNEDPLNLEWMSKFIE, from the exons atgaaaaacttgcctacaAAGAAGGAAGTCAACAAGGGAGCATGGACggaagaagaagatagaaaaCTTGCTGAAGTTATTGCAGTTCATGGTGCTAAGAGATGGAAAATTATTGCAGCCAAAGCTA ATCTAAACAGGTGTGGTAAGAGTTGCAGGCTAAGGTGGTTGAATTATTTAAGACCAAACATAAAAAGAGGCAACATATCTGACCAAGAAGAGGACTTGATTCTTAGGCTCCATAAACTGCTAGGGAACAG GTGGTCTTTGATTGCTGGGAGGTTACCAGGTCGAACGGATAATGAAATAAAGAACTACTGGAATTCTCATTTGAGCAAGAAAATAAAGCTGAATGAGAACCAATTAGCTGCATCACAAAGAGCATGCTCCAAGACAACACCCATGGAGGAGAATTGTAGTTTTGGGGTTAGAGAACCAAATAATTGTATTTCTAACAGTACTGGAGGTGTTGTTGATCATGGAGGCTCAAATGTCAACTTCAATGTCGATGATTTCTTTGACTTCTCCAATGAGGATCCATTGAACTTGGAGTGGATGAGCAAGTTCATAGAATAG